The proteins below come from a single Halostagnicola larsenii XH-48 genomic window:
- a CDS encoding hydantoinase/oxoprolinase family protein, whose amino-acid sequence MNESDMTDGTESDQPSDDETPTGDRPERSSDGHSKHSSDNRTERSTSDGSGDSSETATRVGVDVGGTFTDVALSVEDRLVTAKVPTTDDQSVGVLEGIEKACERAGIDPSEIDEFAHAMTVSVNALLERGGAKTALVTTEGFRDVLEIGRQDRPDLYDLEVEKPDPLVPRRRRYELTERTTPEGVERAVDPEAVRELAATLRERDVESVAICLLHAYADPENERIVADVLRDELEVPVSASHEVLAEFREFERTSTTAVDAYVRPAIDSYVGRLVDEAADAGIPAPRIMQANGGIADPETVRKQAVTTTLSGPAAGVVGAAATVDDDAVSGLVTFDMGGTSSDVSLVRDGEAERTTDSEIDGLPIRTPMVDVNTVGAGGGSIAWVDAGGALRVGPRSSGAQPGPVCYGRGGTEPTVTDANVVLGYIGPETALGGEFTLDVEAAHDALERLADEAGLESALEAARGVYRVANATMTRTIRSVTVERGHDPRSFALVAFGGAGPMHAAALAESLEVDRVVVPRPGGVLSAFGLLAADESYDAVRTVGVDLESADPSRLEDVYDGLVSEVLADASDPDAARIERTADCRYAGQSFELSVSVGQEFDPAAVAERFHESHEQAYGYAMDETVEVVNLRATATVDGPDPIVRHDGDGQARIGARDAHFPGHGTQETAVYERDRLEPGAPIEGPAVLEQAESTTVVPPAWSGEILEDGTLVMTRAESTTETARQ is encoded by the coding sequence ATGAACGAATCAGACATGACGGACGGAACCGAATCGGACCAGCCAAGCGACGACGAGACCCCGACCGGCGATCGACCGGAACGCTCGAGCGACGGTCATTCGAAACACTCGAGCGACAACCGTACGGAACGCTCGACTAGCGACGGTTCAGGCGACTCGAGCGAGACCGCTACTCGAGTCGGCGTCGACGTGGGCGGGACGTTCACTGACGTTGCGCTCTCGGTCGAGGATCGGCTGGTCACCGCGAAGGTGCCGACGACCGACGACCAGAGCGTCGGCGTCCTCGAGGGGATCGAGAAGGCCTGCGAGCGCGCGGGCATCGATCCGAGCGAGATCGACGAGTTCGCCCACGCGATGACGGTTTCGGTCAACGCCCTGCTCGAGCGCGGCGGCGCGAAGACCGCGCTGGTCACGACCGAGGGGTTCCGGGACGTCCTTGAGATCGGCAGGCAGGATCGGCCCGACCTGTACGATCTCGAGGTCGAAAAGCCGGACCCGCTCGTACCTCGACGCCGGCGATACGAACTCACGGAGCGAACGACGCCCGAGGGCGTCGAACGGGCCGTCGACCCCGAGGCGGTGCGCGAACTCGCCGCGACACTGCGAGAGCGCGATGTCGAGAGCGTCGCCATCTGCCTGCTCCACGCCTACGCGGACCCCGAAAACGAACGAATCGTCGCCGACGTGCTCCGGGACGAACTCGAGGTCCCGGTGTCTGCCTCCCACGAGGTGCTCGCGGAGTTCCGCGAGTTCGAGCGAACCTCGACGACGGCCGTCGACGCCTACGTCCGCCCGGCGATCGACAGCTACGTCGGTAGACTGGTCGACGAGGCCGCGGATGCCGGCATCCCCGCGCCGCGGATCATGCAGGCCAACGGCGGCATTGCCGATCCCGAGACGGTTCGAAAGCAGGCCGTCACGACCACGCTTTCGGGGCCCGCAGCGGGCGTCGTCGGCGCGGCCGCCACGGTGGACGACGACGCCGTTTCGGGACTGGTCACCTTCGACATGGGCGGCACCTCGAGCGACGTGAGCCTCGTCCGGGACGGCGAAGCCGAGCGGACGACCGACTCGGAAATCGACGGCCTCCCGATTCGCACGCCGATGGTCGACGTGAACACTGTCGGCGCTGGCGGGGGGTCGATCGCGTGGGTCGACGCGGGAGGCGCGCTCCGCGTCGGTCCCCGTTCGTCGGGTGCCCAGCCCGGACCGGTCTGTTACGGCCGCGGCGGCACCGAACCGACGGTGACCGACGCGAACGTCGTGCTCGGTTACATCGGTCCCGAGACGGCCCTCGGCGGGGAGTTCACCCTCGACGTCGAGGCCGCCCACGACGCGCTGGAACGACTGGCGGACGAGGCGGGCCTCGAGAGCGCGCTCGAGGCTGCCCGCGGCGTCTACCGCGTCGCGAACGCGACGATGACCCGGACGATCCGGTCGGTCACCGTCGAGCGGGGCCACGATCCGCGCTCGTTCGCGCTCGTCGCCTTCGGCGGTGCGGGACCGATGCACGCGGCGGCGCTCGCCGAGAGCCTCGAGGTCGACCGAGTCGTCGTCCCGCGGCCAGGTGGCGTCCTCTCGGCGTTCGGCCTGCTCGCGGCAGACGAGAGCTACGACGCGGTCCGAACCGTCGGCGTCGACCTCGAGAGCGCGGACCCGTCCCGTCTCGAGGACGTCTACGACGGGCTCGTGTCGGAGGTTCTGGCCGACGCGTCCGACCCCGACGCGGCCCGGATCGAACGAACGGCCGACTGTCGGTACGCGGGCCAGAGCTTCGAGCTGTCCGTTTCGGTCGGCCAAGAGTTCGATCCGGCGGCGGTCGCCGAGCGGTTTCACGAGTCCCACGAACAGGCCTACGGCTACGCGATGGACGAGACCGTCGAGGTGGTCAACCTGCGTGCCACCGCGACCGTCGACGGGCCCGACCCGATCGTCCGCCACGACGGCGACGGCCAGGCTCGAATCGGAGCGCGGGACGCCCACTTCCCCGGCCACGGCACGCAGGAGACCGCCGTCTACGAGCGAGACCGCCTCGAGCCGGGCGCACCGATCGAGGGCCCCGCGGTCCTCGAGCAGGCCGAGAGTACGACCGTCGTCCCGCCCGCGTGGTCTGGCGAGATCCTCGAGGACGGCACGCTCGTCATGACTCGAGCCGAGTCGACGACCGAAACAGCACGCCAATGA
- a CDS encoding Nramp family divalent metal transporter encodes MGVVERLKAIGPGALVAAAFVGPGTVTTASVIGAEYAYLLLWTIAFSIVATMVLQEMSARLGLVSREGLGEALRNEFSNPIIRTATVGLVVAAIGIGTAAFQTGNIVGGAAGLSTITGVSETVWGPLIGLVAGALLWTGNYKLIERVFIGLVTVMGLAFVVNAIMVRPDFGAVAGGLVPRVPDGSAYLIAGLVGTTVVGYNLFLHASTVQERWDGPADLAECRTDTIAMVAVGGIITTSIVVTAAAVFPEGTSIENVGEMADQLEPVFGGYAMTFFAVGLFAAGFTSAMSAPLAGAYATAGALGWERDLTSTRFRAIWIAILGVGIVFSALDYSPVEIIVFAQVANGLLLPILAVFLIYAMNNESLLGEYTNGTLQNVLGAVITLVVVGLGLQTLYDVLLA; translated from the coding sequence ATGGGTGTCGTAGAACGACTCAAGGCGATCGGTCCGGGGGCGCTCGTCGCAGCGGCGTTCGTGGGCCCAGGTACAGTAACGACAGCAAGCGTCATCGGGGCTGAGTACGCCTACCTCCTGTTGTGGACCATCGCGTTTTCGATCGTCGCGACGATGGTCCTTCAGGAGATGAGCGCCCGTCTCGGGCTGGTTTCTCGAGAAGGTCTCGGGGAAGCGCTTCGAAACGAGTTTTCGAACCCGATCATCAGGACGGCCACCGTCGGATTGGTGGTCGCCGCGATCGGCATCGGAACGGCGGCGTTCCAGACCGGCAACATCGTCGGCGGTGCGGCGGGATTGAGCACCATCACCGGCGTCAGCGAGACCGTCTGGGGGCCGCTGATCGGCCTCGTCGCGGGCGCGTTGCTCTGGACGGGCAACTACAAGCTGATCGAACGGGTGTTCATCGGCCTCGTCACGGTCATGGGACTCGCGTTCGTCGTCAACGCGATCATGGTCCGACCGGATTTCGGAGCCGTCGCCGGGGGACTCGTTCCTCGAGTGCCCGACGGGTCGGCGTACCTGATCGCCGGCCTCGTCGGGACCACCGTCGTCGGCTACAACCTGTTCCTCCACGCGAGCACCGTCCAGGAGCGCTGGGACGGCCCGGCAGACCTCGCCGAGTGTCGTACCGACACCATCGCGATGGTCGCAGTCGGCGGAATCATCACGACCTCGATCGTCGTGACAGCGGCCGCGGTGTTCCCCGAGGGAACTTCGATCGAGAACGTCGGCGAGATGGCCGACCAGTTAGAGCCGGTCTTCGGCGGGTACGCGATGACCTTCTTCGCGGTCGGCCTGTTCGCCGCCGGCTTTACGAGCGCGATGAGCGCGCCGCTCGCAGGGGCCTATGCAACCGCCGGCGCGCTAGGCTGGGAACGGGACCTCACGTCGACGCGATTCCGCGCGATCTGGATCGCGATCCTCGGCGTCGGGATCGTCTTCTCTGCGCTCGATTACAGCCCCGTGGAGATCATCGTCTTCGCACAGGTCGCAAACGGGCTTTTGCTGCCGATCCTCGCGGTCTTCCTGATCTACGCGATGAACAACGAGTCCCTGCTCGGCGAGTACACGAACGGGACGCTCCAGAACGTCCTCGGCGCGGTGATCACGCTAGTCGTCGTCGGTCTCGGTCTTCAGACGTTGTACGACGTGCTTCTCGCGTAA